Within the Kingella potus genome, the region GCCGCCAAGCTGGCTTTAATCCATTTGTCCATCAATGTTGCTGTGGCATTGGTAGTTGCCGTTTTGATATTCGGCGTATGGTATCCGCAGCCGTATCCCGAACTGATGGGGGGATTGAAGCTGCTCGGGCTGATTGTGGCGGTGGATATGGTGTGCGGCCCGGTGCTTACTTCTGTTTTGGCCAATCCCGCGAAGCCGAAACGCGAAATGGCAACCGATTTGTCGCTGGTGGCCGTTATCCAGCTTGCTGCCCTGATATACGGCCTGCACGCTGTTGCGCAGGCGCGCCCCGTGTTTTTGGCTTTCGAGGCCGACCGGTTTACCGTGGTGAGTGCGGCGGAAATCGATCAGGACAAACTAGGCGAAGCCTTGCCCGAATTCCGTTCCCTGCCGTGGTGGGGAGTGAAACGCATCGGATTGCGCGATGCTAAGGACGGCAACGAAAAACTGTCCAGCCTGCAAATGTCGCTGCAAGGAGTGGAACCCAGTGCGCGTCCGGATTGGTGGACGGAAGAAACCGATGCCTACCGTGAGCGCATCCGTAGCAAAATGAAGCCGCTCTCGAACTTGGAAAAAATGTATCCCGATAATGCGGATTTGTCTGCTGCTGTGGAAAAAAGCGGTTTGCCGCCGCAGGATTTGTACTATCTGCCGTTTACCTCGCAAAAAAACAAATCTTGGACGGTTCTGATGGATAAAAACACCGGTTTCAAAGCATTTGTGCATTTGGATGCTTTTGGAACAGAATAAAATCATAGTACAAGAGGCCGTCTGAAAACCTGCTTTGCGGGTGTTCAGACGGCCTCTTAATGATTGGGGCACTTGGAATCTTTACGGCTGACAAAAGCCGTCATGCTGACGCAATGCGGCCTTATGCCGTTGCGCTAAAAAGTCAGAACTGACGCGAAAATGCAGTTTATACCTATACTGCCAGCGGAAGGTATGCTTAGTGCGTTAAAATTAAAAAATCATATAAAACATAAAGATAAATAAGGAAAGCAGTCAAAATTGTCCGCTGGCACGGGCATTGCTTGAAACATTTCATCCGCAACGGGCAGCGTAAAAAGCAAAGCCCGCAGGAAACAAAGTTTTAAAAGATGTGCCAAACACATTATGGCTGATTGATTCAAGGCTGTGCCGCATGGGGCGGTAAGGTCTGATTTTAAAAAAACGGCAATTTCGCCGAATACTAACTTGGAGTTAAAACATGAAAGCAATGCAAAAAGGTTTCA harbors:
- the tfpZ gene encoding TfpX/TfpZ family type IV pilin accessory protein, whose translation is MSDSVKQSRWRYAAKLALIHLSINVAVALVVAVLIFGVWYPQPYPELMGGLKLLGLIVAVDMVCGPVLTSVLANPAKPKREMATDLSLVAVIQLAALIYGLHAVAQARPVFLAFEADRFTVVSAAEIDQDKLGEALPEFRSLPWWGVKRIGLRDAKDGNEKLSSLQMSLQGVEPSARPDWWTEETDAYRERIRSKMKPLSNLEKMYPDNADLSAAVEKSGLPPQDLYYLPFTSQKNKSWTVLMDKNTGFKAFVHLDAFGTE